Proteins from one Microcoleus sp. bin38.metabat.b11b12b14.051 genomic window:
- a CDS encoding sulfite exporter TauE/SafE family protein, with the protein MLDLLLISTLGFLGSFGHCAGMCGPLTVAFSLSSSRNDKLAAFRFHLLLNLGRIIAYALVGAAIGGVGSVLIAGGQMAGTGSELRRAIALLTGTMLIWFGLVQIKPDFLPRLPLLHPISHDRVGQAMNQLSAQKTWWVPVALGLLWGLIPCGFLYAAQIKAAETGNPVLGAATMFAFGLGTLPTMLGVGFFAGRLSADTRSQLFRMGGWVTVSIGILTLLRTDEMVDFTGHAALLCLMLALLARPVSNFLPQLLRYRRALGVGAFILAVAHTFHLLDHTLKWNFDAVSFMVPQHQFGMLAGMLSLLLMLPAAVTSVDRIQHHLGKLWRPIHLLSVPACLLGALHAALIGSHYLGGFEWTAVNQWRALLLGIIALGVLFVRSRLFWSILSLEKFYVSPIKQK; encoded by the coding sequence ATGCTAGACCTGCTGCTAATTAGCACTTTAGGATTTCTCGGCAGTTTCGGTCACTGCGCCGGGATGTGTGGCCCGCTGACAGTGGCGTTTTCGCTGTCTAGTTCCCGCAACGATAAATTAGCTGCTTTCCGCTTTCACCTGCTGCTGAATTTGGGCAGAATTATTGCTTACGCGCTAGTGGGCGCTGCCATTGGCGGAGTCGGTTCGGTGTTAATTGCTGGTGGACAAATGGCCGGTACGGGTAGCGAATTGCGGCGGGCGATCGCACTTTTGACAGGTACAATGCTGATTTGGTTTGGTTTAGTGCAAATTAAACCCGATTTTCTGCCACGATTGCCGCTGTTACATCCAATTTCGCACGATCGAGTCGGACAAGCAATGAACCAGCTTTCAGCACAAAAAACCTGGTGGGTACCTGTGGCTTTGGGTTTGCTTTGGGGTTTGATTCCCTGCGGTTTCCTCTACGCGGCGCAGATTAAGGCGGCGGAAACGGGAAATCCGGTTTTGGGGGCGGCGACGATGTTTGCTTTCGGATTGGGTACGCTGCCAACTATGCTGGGAGTGGGTTTTTTTGCTGGGAGATTGAGCGCAGACACGCGGAGTCAATTGTTTCGGATGGGTGGTTGGGTAACGGTATCAATTGGGATTCTTACCCTGTTACGAACCGATGAAATGGTCGATTTTACTGGCCACGCAGCGCTGTTGTGCTTGATGCTAGCACTGTTGGCGCGTCCGGTAAGCAATTTTTTACCGCAACTGCTGCGCTACCGTCGCGCCTTGGGTGTGGGTGCGTTTATCCTCGCAGTCGCCCACACGTTTCATCTACTGGATCATACGCTGAAGTGGAATTTTGATGCTGTGTCTTTCATGGTGCCGCAGCATCAGTTTGGGATGCTGGCTGGGATGCTGTCGCTGCTGTTGATGTTACCGGCGGCTGTTACCAGTGTCGATCGAATTCAACATCATTTAGGCAAACTGTGGCGGCCAATTCACCTGTTAAGCGTTCCCGCTTGCTTGCTGGGCGCCCTACACGCTGCACTCATCGGTTCCCACTATCTTGGCGGTTTTGAATGGACGGCGGTTAATCAATGGCGGGCGCTGCTGTTGGGAATAATTGCCCTGGGTGTCTTGTTTGTGCGATCGCGCTTATTTTGGTCAATTTTATCATTGGAGAAGTTTTATGTTTCGCCTATCAAACAAAAGTAA
- a CDS encoding LOG family protein, whose translation MIPSGPGQDFEFFQAEAIDLIDRLPMLKHSEWIERSLRAIVQMASEELDRLDWKIMAASLRDMERAFSMFYPYRHVRKIVIFGSARVSPTSPEYLMARNFSRAIAQQGFMVMTGGGGGIMQAGNEGATAERSFGLNIQLPFEQGSNPFIAGDSKLLNFKYFFTRKLFFLRESDALALFPGGFGTLDEAFECLTLTQTGKFGPAPLVLIDRPGGDYWHDWNYFVQKQLRGRGLISADDRSLYTITDDVNVACEAIASFYRVYHSCRYVDGKLVLRLKSELSEENVDRLNTEFSDIVVTGKIEKSKAFPAEAGDETFDLPRLVLHFNQRDAGRLYQLIAAINQMGAASPAAAHPEQK comes from the coding sequence ATGATTCCTTCTGGGCCTGGTCAAGATTTTGAGTTTTTCCAAGCTGAAGCGATCGACTTAATCGATCGCCTGCCAATGTTAAAGCACTCAGAGTGGATCGAACGATCGCTCAGGGCGATAGTGCAAATGGCATCAGAGGAACTCGATCGCCTAGACTGGAAAATTATGGCAGCGTCGCTCCGAGATATGGAGAGAGCTTTTTCCATGTTTTATCCTTACCGCCATGTTCGCAAAATTGTGATTTTTGGTTCCGCGAGGGTGTCGCCCACATCACCGGAATATTTGATGGCCAGAAATTTTTCACGGGCGATCGCCCAGCAGGGATTTATGGTGATGACTGGCGGCGGCGGCGGAATCATGCAAGCGGGGAACGAGGGGGCGACTGCTGAACGTTCTTTTGGGTTGAACATTCAGTTACCTTTCGAGCAGGGTTCTAATCCTTTTATTGCGGGCGACTCCAAGTTGCTCAATTTTAAATATTTTTTCACCCGCAAGTTATTCTTTCTGCGGGAAAGCGATGCTTTGGCTTTGTTTCCGGGCGGTTTCGGCACTCTGGACGAGGCTTTTGAATGTCTGACTTTGACTCAAACTGGCAAGTTTGGGCCTGCTCCTTTGGTTTTGATCGATCGACCCGGAGGCGATTATTGGCACGATTGGAATTATTTTGTGCAAAAACAATTGCGGGGCAGGGGTTTGATTTCTGCTGACGATCGCAGCCTGTACACGATTACAGATGATGTAAATGTCGCTTGTGAGGCGATCGCGAGTTTTTATCGGGTTTATCACTCCTGCCGCTACGTGGATGGAAAACTGGTACTTCGCTTGAAGTCTGAACTTTCTGAGGAGAATGTCGATCGATTAAATACTGAGTTCAGCGATATTGTGGTGACGGGAAAAATTGAAAAAAGTAAAGCTTTCCCCGCCGAAGCCGGAGATGAAACCTTCGATTTGCCGCGCCTAGTGTTGCATTTCAACCAACGGGATGCGGGGCGGCTTTATCAGCTAATTGCTGCGATCAATCAAATGGGTGCAGCTTCGCCAGCGGCAGCGCATCCCGAACAAAAGTAG
- the trxA gene encoding thioredoxin — translation MSAAAQVTDSTFKQEVLDSEVPVLVDFWAPWCGPCRMVAPVVDEIAQQYEGQVKVVKVNTDENPNVASQYGIRSIPTLMIFKGGQRVDMVVGAVPKTTLANTLEKYI, via the coding sequence ATGTCAGCAGCCGCGCAAGTAACCGACTCTACCTTTAAACAGGAAGTGCTCGATAGCGAAGTTCCAGTTCTAGTGGATTTTTGGGCTCCCTGGTGCGGGCCCTGTCGGATGGTGGCGCCCGTCGTAGACGAAATTGCCCAGCAATATGAAGGGCAGGTGAAGGTAGTAAAAGTTAATACCGACGAGAATCCTAATGTGGCAAGCCAATACGGTATCCGCAGCATTCCGACGCTGATGATATTTAAGGGCGGTCAGCGGGTTGATATGGTGGTTGGGGCAGTTCCCAAAACTACTCTGGCTAACACTCTAGAAAAGTACATTTAA